TAATAATATAAAAGTCCGATGAAGAAGCCTACAACAGGAAGTAGTGCAATTAACCATAAATGATTTTCCCTGAAATTGGTAGCCCATTCTAACGATTGTAAAAATCCTGCAGAAGCTGTTCCTACCAGTAAGCCAATAATCATACTAATGAACAGCCACTTTAAAATATAAGGTAGTGCCGGGAATTTTCTTAAAAAAAATTGGGTGTGAAAAATTACTTTCTTACTAAGTGTCCATTGATGTTTTGACATAATAATCCTGATTAGTTATTGGTTAATAATCTATTAATCAGGCGTCATCAGCTTTTGTAAAGCGGTTGGGTAAGGAAGAACACCATTTCCTTTTGATAGTGCAAATATAAAAAGAAGAATCTATTTTTCAAAAAATTCTAAGAGCTGTGTGAAAATAAATAGAAATATGTCATTTAATATTCACTTCTAAGTTCCAAAATCTTATAAAAAAGGTTTCATTTCATCTTCAATCTGCGTTCTCAGATCCATCAGGCGTTTGGCATATTGTTCTTTTTGTCTTTCTTCTTCAGTTTCAGGAGTCCATTTCGGAACAGGTAGCTTTTTACCATTCTCGTCTACTGCTACAAATACAATGATACAGTGTGTTTTTTTATCAAAAGTAGGTTGCTTTAGGTTTCGGGAAAAGACATTGATGGAAATATGCATACTGGAAGATCCCGTATAGATCACCTGTGCATCCACTTTTACCACTTCACCTATCTTGATAGGCTCATAAAATCGAATTCCTCCAACATATACGGTTACAGAATAATTTCCGCTCCAGGTGGTGGCACACGCATAGCCTGCCTGATCAATCCATTTCATAACGCTTCCACCGTGTACATTGCCACCGTAGTTAACATCTGATGGTTCTGAAATAAACTGAAAAGTAATAGGTTTGTTCTGCATCTTTATAAAATTTTAATAAAGTTATTTAATAATTTCCAAAGTTTTAGATTAAATCCTACTTTTGAAAGACGAAATGGGTATAAAACCGAATTTTAACAAATAACAGACTTAAAGATAGTAATGAAGAAAGTATTTTACCTTAACACATGTGATACTTGTAGAAAGATTTTAGCACAGTTTGACCTTACAGACTGGGAGCTTCGTGAGATCAAAAAACAACCAATCACCAAAGAGGAATTGGAGGAAATGCATAAAATGACAAAGTCGTATGATGCGTTGTTCAGTAGAAAATCTACCCAGATCAAACTAAGAGGTTTAGATGTGAAGTCTCTGACTGAAAAAGCTTTTAAGGAATTATTATTGGATCATTATACATTCCTAAAGCGTCCTGTTTTCCTTACAGATAAAGAAATTTTTGTTGGAAATGATAAAAAGAATATTGAAGCTTTGAGAGAGTTCTTTGGAGTGAATGAATAAAATTCCTGATTTCCATATTTCCTTAATTTATTGTTTTATCTATATCTTGTGATTTATTTTAATGGTTTAATTATTAAATACTTATCTTTATGATTACCAAAAAATAAAATCATGACAAAAAACTTTTTAAAAACAAAGAATCTTAACAGATCAGCATTGAAAGAGATTAACGGAGGGCTAAAGCCTATTATTGTTAATTGCTATACCTTATGCGGACCTGGTGGTGGAGTGCCCTCCAATACACCTGGAGTAGGTGATGCCTGTTCCCCAGACAGAAAA
This genomic interval from Chryseobacterium joostei contains the following:
- a CDS encoding acyl-CoA thioesterase, translated to MQNKPITFQFISEPSDVNYGGNVHGGSVMKWIDQAGYACATTWSGNYSVTVYVGGIRFYEPIKIGEVVKVDAQVIYTGSSSMHISINVFSRNLKQPTFDKKTHCIIVFVAVDENGKKLPVPKWTPETEEERQKEQYAKRLMDLRTQIEDEMKPFL
- a CDS encoding arsenate reductase family protein — protein: MKKVFYLNTCDTCRKILAQFDLTDWELREIKKQPITKEELEEMHKMTKSYDALFSRKSTQIKLRGLDVKSLTEKAFKELLLDHYTFLKRPVFLTDKEIFVGNDKKNIEALREFFGVNE